The following is a genomic window from Dermatophilaceae bacterium Soc4.6.
CGGCACCTGCCCGACCTGGTCACCACCGCCTGGTGGAAGGAGGAGCGTGGCGACAAGGTCTTCGTCGACTACAACCAGGCCTGCCGCGACCGCACCATCGCCTCCGCCTACAGCCCCCGCCCGCTGCCCGGGGCGCCGGTGAGCATGCCGTGCGCGTGGGACCGCCTGCGGGAGGTGCGGGTGGCCGACTTCACCGTGCACTCGGTGCCCGCGATCGTGGCCTCCGAGCCCGACCCGTGGGCCGAGATCGGTCAGGACCCGGGCACCCTCGCGACGGCGCTCGCGTGGTGGGAGCGCGACCTCGCCGACGGGCTCGGCGAGCTGAGCTTCCCCCCGGACTACCCCAAGATGCCGGGGGAGCCGCCGCGCGTGCAGCCGTCGAAGCAGCGCTACGACGACGCGCAGTACACCGGCTCCGACGGCGGCTACCTGCGCGGACGTCAGCGACGCACGTAACCCGCGACGTCGGCGATGACGTGGGCGCTGCCCGACGAGCCGTTGTAGATCGTCACCGTGCCGTCAGCCGCCACCGGGGCCAGCACGAGGTTCGACACCGTCTGCCCGGCCCGGTAGCTGAGGCTGCTGGCCGTCGGTCGTGCGCCACCGGCGTAGACCGTGAGGTAGCCCGGTCGGGCCCCTTGCGTGGCTGCCACGTTGAGCACCACGGCGCTCACCCCCGACGACGGGATGGAGCCCCGGCCGGTGACCTTGAGCGTCGTGGTGCCCGCGGCCGCGACCGGTCCGGTCCCGAGGCGGGTGTCGAGCAGGCGCGACGGCGTGACAGCCGAGGTCGCTCCCGGGGTCGCCACCGACCCGGCGAGCACGAAGCCGGCGATGTCGGCCACGACGTCGCTGGAGTCCCTCGACCCGTTGAAGATCGTCACCGCCCCGTCCGGGCCGACGGGCACGAGGACGAGGTTGGATGCGGTCTGACGGGCGAGGAAGTTGACGTTCGCCGTGGTCGGCTGCGGCTGCCCGGACGGGAAGGCGGTGAGGTAGCCGGCCGAGGTCGGGTTGACTGCGGTGACGTTGAGGACCACCGCCGCCACGCCAGTGGCCGGGACCATGCCGTGCCCGGCGACGACGACCGTCGAGGTGGCACCGCCGGGCACCCGGGTGCGGGCGACCCCGAGGCCCACGCGGGTGTCGAGCACGCGGCTGGGTCGACCAGCGAGGGTCGAGCCCGGCGCACGGGCGTCGCCGGCGACGACGTAGGCCGAGACGTCGGCCACGATGTGCGTCGTGCCTGTGGAGCCGTTGTAGATGGAGACCGTGCCGTCGGTGCCGAGGGACGCGAGGACGAGGTTGGGCACGGTCTCACCGGGCAGGAAGTTGAGGTTGGAGACGGTCGGCCGCGGTGAGCCGGTCGGCCAGACGGTGAGGTAGCCACCGGCCGAGGCGTCGGTGACCGTGACGTTGAGCACGACGGCGCCAGCTCCTGCGGCGGGCACGGGGCCGTGACCGGCGACTGACAGCACCGTGACGGAGCCGGCGGCGCGGGGGCCGGCGGTGGCCACGCCGACACCGCTACGGGTGTCGAGCAGGCGGTTGGGCGAGACGGGCACGGTCGAGCCCGCGGGGACGACGACCGTCGCGCACCCGAGGATCGTCGAGGGGCCACCGGCGCCGACGCCCAGGGCGCGGGCGCAGATGCTGTGGGTGCCGGCCGACATGGGCGCGAAGCCCGAGAACCCCACGTTGGCGCCGGCGTGGTAGATCCGGTCGACGTCGAGGCGGCTGGTGCCGGTCGAGGTGGTCGCCACCCGCACGCCGTCGGCCTCGAAGGACATCGTCAGGGGGCCGAGCGTGCTGGGGTCGAGGGCCCAGCCGACGAGC
Proteins encoded in this region:
- a CDS encoding CHAP domain-containing protein, with protein sequence MTSPTHASPTPPFRRPLLTLGTILALVLAVVVGPLAWTSAMAITWFNPVCAGFVSCNAAGLGSNGYDRVYTTSFWGMYPGHNCTNYSAYRLVDKGIDASYLAGQGMAYQWGTVAASHGVVVDSSPQVGDIAWFNQTAGLSSSGHVAYVEAVDLAAGTVRLSEDNYRGDFDWRSYYIRDVTGFIHFGGKVNTPPPPPPPPPVEGSFVRVTETGEVARIAGGAPVWVSSWTAFGGQQPTTPISAARFATLPQVPRDGTYLTATSSGKVYRVVGGAPLYVSTWTALGGTQPTITVDAYSIDHAGGTGSLGHLRPVPADGTFLRNAVDGKAYTVAGGAPIWVSTWAVFGGPRDTTPVDSWELTNYAHLRRVPAPVFLRGTPSGRIFAVNGGMPIRVLDWTPYGGVQPTVTVDDAALTACDHLSCTPVGHLDAVAATPGGAALVGWALDPSTLGPLTMSFEADGVRVATTSTGTSRLDVDRIYHAGANVGFSGFAPMSAGTHSICARALGVGAGGPSTILGCATVVVPAGSTVPVSPNRLLDTRSGVGVATAGPRAAGSVTVLSVAGHGPVPAAGAGAVVLNVTVTDASAGGYLTVWPTGSPRPTVSNLNFLPGETVPNLVLASLGTDGTVSIYNGSTGTTHIVADVSAYVVAGDARAPGSTLAGRPSRVLDTRVGLGVARTRVPGGATSTVVVAGHGMVPATGVAAVVLNVTAVNPTSAGYLTAFPSGQPQPTTANVNFLARQTASNLVLVPVGPDGAVTIFNGSRDSSDVVADIAGFVLAGSVATPGATSAVTPSRLLDTRLGTGPVAAAGTTTLKVTGRGSIPSSGVSAVVLNVAATQGARPGYLTVYAGGARPTASSLSYRAGQTVSNLVLAPVAADGTVTIYNGSSGSAHVIADVAGYVRR